GTCCCATGTCCTCAGCTCCCACATGTGTTTATTGTGAGTATAACAAAATCACTGTGACACCAGctataaaatgtaaattcttTAAGCCCCTTGAAGCAGCAATCATTAGGGCCTGAGCCCGAGAGCTACCTTCAGAGCACTTCAACAAAAAGGCTCCACAATATACATGTTTGGTTTTTGCAATGATCTAACCATTGTGTGCattacaaatcaaatcaaacaggcTTTAGTGGTGTAAATATCAAGTCATGTACCTGTGGTATCCTGAAAGGTATGTGTGGTTTGTGGAAGCCCACGGCTAAGAAGAAAGGAGTGCCATCATTGGCCTGACTTTTCAGTAACCTCACTGCTTCCTCTGTGCTCTCCAGGTCGGGCAGGGTCCCTCCAGGCTGCTCCGTTACGTTCACTGCACAGAGTAAGTTGGTGTGGAGTTCACCATCCTCCCCTTTGCACATCTGGAAACAAAGTATATGTATCAAGTATGCAAAGTTGATAATCTTCTGCCTCGCCATGTTCAGGAAATGTGAAAGAGAGGGAGGTTGTTACAAGTTAAGGGGGCTTTTACATTTCAAGACGCAGAGTATCAACGCAAAGCTGAAAAGTTTCTGTCGGTCAATTGGTGGTGGAGATCTTAAGCAATGTAGTAATATAATcgcttttaaaagaaaagtaaagaaatcattttataaAGGGATAAGGAAGGGTGATCAGAATCACTGGAGGTTTGTCTGTGATTATTCAGTATGTCAGGCTTTGTTTATATATAGTGTAGGAGCAGAACATCAAGATTATCACAGCTTCCTTttagaggcagaaacctcgagcagaaccagactcatgttgaacagccctCTGCTGAACTGTGTCTGGACTGGACAgcgggatagagggagatgcaggaagaaggacacagacagagcaagaaaaataatgattaaGATTAAAAGAGAACAGCTCCTGCAGGGATCTCCATTTCAGTGAATGTACTAACTCAACAGTCAGTAAGAAATCAGGTTCACTTTCTCATTCAAAATAGAATTGTTGCCGACTTTCATTTCTGCTTATCCCTCTAGACTCATCAGGCATGAAAGCATCATTTTTAGAGAAGTGAATATCTTTGAATCACATGATAAGTCTTCTGtcaagacattttacaaaactgacaaacacaaaaaactgttCTGCTAATGAGATGCTACAATGTTCTGTAGTGGAAATAAATGATAGTTGCATTCTTGCTTCTTCGTCTGCCACAACATGAGGGAAAAGCCAAACTAAATTTAAGCTCTTTTATCCTATTGTTTTCTATCAGTAGAGTAAtcattaaatggtaaatggactttagtTTGTATAGTTTTCTAGTCTGCTGCATAAACTGTTTGATGTGTGGGAACTGATTGGAAAGTGTGCAAGAGATCCTCTTCCTTTTGCGTACCTTTTCTTTCTCATATCTAAAAGAAGGTGGGTGGAAGGCAGGGATGGACCAGCTGTAGGGGAAGTCATCGGTGTGGTTAGAGGCAACACCTCAAAggaaaagacaacacaaccataGTTACCGTTAGAGATGCACCAATCAtcttttttacacacacagatggttTTGTCTTAACCATGAGAATTATTGTTATTGCTGGTATTACATGCAAGGCtacaaaaagctgttttatttcttgctcaaagaataaaaatgaaattcgTAAAAAAATGATTCCCTGAAATGTGGAAGCAGTAATGACTGAGGtttacaaatgaaatatttcaaactgaagtgtaagaattgtTGCTTTTGATCATATAGAAGGAGttgttccatctcgtctgaacatcgtcatggagacgatttgaggacacttcttacagttcagtctgaacgtctgtCAAAGTGAGACTGTGCAAGCTGAGAACGTTTATAGTGCCCAACCATCTTTCTTGATGTGTGACACGGATCAGTCAGTGCCGTCAGTCTGATATCGTAAATTACTTCAATATCTGACCAGATACTGATATTAGACAGAACGGTCCTGTCTATGGTTACTATGCAATTAAAGACATGTGAAGACTTCCATGAAGTAAACAAAAAGAATCATGCAGACTGGATTCATCTCAAAAATGTGCTTTAGACCAGTGGATCTCAattggtgggtcgggacccaaaagtgggtttTGGAGTTGTTTTCAGTGGGGCGTGAAAgtgtgcctgaaaaaaaaaacaagtgtccaaaaaaagtctaaaaaaaacttttaaaaagatgtttgtttgtttgtttgtttcaactCTTTGTTCTGTCATATGTTTTGCACCGTCCGCAATTTGGGTCGCGATTTCTcattaaggagttggtggtgggtccagAGGCTAGACCAGTGGTAACCTCTGCTTTAGAAATATCATTAACtaacaaataattatttttaagtttaGCTTTTACAGTCATTTTTGGTACAATGCATTTAGTAGAGTTACTGTATTACTGCTGTGCCTGCATGCACTGATTTAAAGAACTGTATAATAATCCATAAAGCTTGATCTGTATTCAACATGTATATCATCTTACCTGGATGAAATACCTTGCCCACAGACATGGTGTGGTAGCCCTTAGATTTAAAGTATTGTGGCATTGTTGTGTAGTTTCCAGCGTGAACTCTCCAGTAGGAGTTAAAGTCGTAGAGCCTGGTCGTGTCTGGTCTGCGACTCGTTAACATTGAGATACGGCTGGGCGCACACACGGCTTGCTGAGAGAAGAAAGAACAGATTCAAAGATTTTCAGGAGGTTTAACGATCCAATTCATCTCTCAGATGAATTGACTGCAATAGGCAACTATAAGAAAAACAGAACCACAAACTGACCTGTGCATATGCATTGAGGAAAACGTTGCTTTTGGATGCCAATTGGTCAATGTTGGGTGATTTTACTACAGTGTCTCCGTAGCAGCCCAACGATGTCCGCAAATCATCTGCCATGATGAAAAGgacatttctcctctctgaaaGCAAAGAAAGCCATACTTGACTTTTAAACGGACATACAAAGCAATGAGTTAAGGCACAGTTGACAGAGCGCCGACACTGACTACTAAACTACATCTGGTTAAGGTGCATTAAGTCACCATGGTGCAGTTTTGTGGAACAAACTACATGCTGACCTGAGGTCTCTAGAAACTGTAAGTTCTTTTGAGAGCGGTCTTAAAACATTGCATTTCGCTTGCACCTTTGgctgctagtgtgtgtgtgtgtgtgtgtgtgtgtgtgtgtgtgtgtgtgtgtgtgtgtgtgtgtgtgtgtgtgtgtgtgtgtgtgtgtgtgtacatacgGTGCATGGTTGGTGTCTGGTCCCATGTgtgttgtatggatggtgcAGGCTCcttttctaaatgtgttttggatttaaaatgtgctttgaaTCTATTTGTGAAATTTTCTTAtgagtttgtattgtgtttgtttattttcgtcttctgtaaagcactttgggtttacacactgtgtgaaaatgagcAGTAATAACACTATACTGAGAAATCATTCATTCAGTCTGTCAAACCCACACTTGAcctacaacattttaaataaaacctaCAAATAATGCTAAAAGAATAACTGCAAAATTAATTTAATACCGCTGTAGATTTCACATGTGACATTTTCCCATAACCTGTTACCTATAAGATCATGATAAAGTTTAAACACTAACATTACCTCTTCTGGTTGAAACAGGGAGAGCCAGCGAGAGAAGAAACAGGACAGGAAGCCATATCCGGACACATTGGTACATTTTGGTTGAGCGGAAAAGACTTGACTACTCAAGATCTTTCACATCAGGTTTACTTCAGAGTTAATCTTTCACCCATCCCTCCTTCTCCCCACCATCTggtatcacaacaacaacaaaagtgtgTGGTCTTCGTCTTTAAACAACTTCCTCATTGTCGCGTCAGCACACTGGTTCACTCATTGGTTCACTTAGCCCTCGCCCCGCCCAGAAAAGCGTCAAAGCATTGGTCACTTCCTGTCGCCAGGATgaccctccctccatccctaaTTGGTTGatacgtaatatttacagtctatggttgatACCCTGCAGCCTGGCGGTGAATTAGAAAACAGTCAAAGCTGCTGTGATGCATTTTGTACTTTAAACAGCGAACTGCGGGGGAAATGATGGTTTAAGTGGACATTACCCAGCCAGTCTGTGTTGCCTGAGGTATTATAGTTATGTTAGGAAGGTAGGGAAGCAGACAAATAGGCAAGGTGCCCTACTGCCTGGCATCAGCCTGGCATCAGAATatcgagatttttaaacgcagtcttaaaactcatttattcagtctggcttttatatagtgttttatatcaattcaaatattaacattactgtattgtaatgttaatgttaacTTCTCAAACGTAAAATTAATCTCCCTGTTAAGGTGAAGTCGaaggagcccctgaagtccccaaaagtacaaaaataattatattacACTAACAAATATTATCTTGTCACACAAGATAATGACCTCtgtgcacaaaaaaatatatattgggGACTTCAAGAGCTCCGTAGAAATTATTATAACCATTCAATGTATCCTATTTATTCAATTCAGACTGACTGCAAGCACTGATGAGCGGTCATTGTATTGTAGCCACTAGTGCAATTCAATGTTTCCTTCAGCATCAATTAATCCTATTTGTATAACGCCAAtgtataacaaatgttatctcaagacactttacaaaaagagcaggtaaataCCCTTTGTTATAtaatctacaaagacccaacattaatccatcatgagcactaaaagcaacatttagcacaGTTatagcatagactgtaaaaagtGGCAAGGAAAAAGTAACGACGTCTAAACCTCGAGCTGAACCATGAACTCATACAGTACAGGAGTGGAGATGAAAGTGAGGCATTGACCTATTTCTctattgcttttttttcaaaatgtgttgaatAGAAGTACTCGGGGATCAGGACGTGAATCGAAATTGAGTTAAAATCATGTTACAAAATGAACTCCCCGTAGGAAGAACCATTCATTTATTGCGCGCTCGAGTGTGGCGGTGAGGGGTTGTCTTGGAGATAGACGATCTTTGGTGAATAcagttcacacagcagcacgAGCAGTGCAGCAAGAAACATGTCGGAGACCGCGGCTAAACGTGAAGCTAACTGGGTTGAATCTGAAAACTCATCCCGCAAAGTTAAGAGGGCGAAAGCCGACGAGGATAATGGACAAGAAGAAGTTGGAAAGGAATCTGAAGCGGAAAATATTCTGCATGGTTTTAAAACGTGCAAGGTCCTGAGTGATTCTGCTCGGGAGAAAAACATCTTCATCCATGGAAAGGTAAGgttaagttatttttaatgtttcgTACTACGCTATTTGAAAGCACTAAGACAGCTTCACTCATATGAATGTTGTTAAGAGCAATTAAAGTGGCGAAAGGGGGGAAGTTTCTATTGTTGTTACCGTTCAAGGTAGGGAAGGAACTGCATAACAGGGACTTCCGGTTTGATCTTTCAAAATAATAGTCTATCTATAGTGATATAAAATGTGAAGTGTCTTTTCTTAGAAATCAGTTCGACAATGTTTTGCTCACAGTGAGACTGGCGTATGAATATGTGGGTTATCACCGCCTGTAGGCAGACATTAAACATGTCCTCAACAGTTTGCTGATAAAGAGGCTGTGGTTATCCTGGAGAAGACCCCCATCAGAGAGGACACCCTGGCGGACCTCTTCAGTGGTTCAGTGCTGAAGCTGGAGATGAAAAACGACATTTACAGCACATATCGATTACAGGCTCCCCATCATCTTAATGGTacggtaaaaaaacaaaaaacagattgaAGATAATATGAATCCAGCAGCCACTTTGGTGAACTGAAGGCTAGttatttaacttgttttatttgtttttatttacagagaTAAAGACTACAGTAGTGTGTCCAGCTACAGAGAAGCATATCAAGAAATACCAGCGTCAGGAGAGTTTTCTTGTGGAGGAGACTGGGGAGGACTATGAGTCCATCACTCTGCCCTACATTCAGCAGCAGAGTTTCAGTCTGCAGgtcagtctctttttttccttcttgtttctatttagtgttttttttagcagagaACTTGAGCTAGATGGTAGACGTTTCTATGTAAAGAAACCATCAGAGGTAACTTActtacacacattcatacgctgttGACGAAGCAGTAGGAatcaacttggggttaagtgtcttgcccaaggacacatcagacatttggctgcagaagctggggatcgaacccctgaccttctggtttaAGGaggaccgactctaccaactgagccacagccgccctcaAACATGTATTTGTGGTGTAAAAGATCAATCTTAAAGCTAATATCCATCTGTAGTCTATGCAGGGCCACTAGTGATATGCAggttacaggaaaaaaaaaagtaaggttTAGTAAATCAAAACCTTACTCATACCACATCTTATTAGTTCAAAGTGTGCAGAGCTTATTGTCCTtacaattttacatttaaaatgttgaatatttatttatttaaagtatgaCTTTTAGTTTCGAGtggcagaagctcagtctgtagggacttggtttGGTAACCAGTGGGTCACTAGTATAAATCCCATTATGAACCTAGTCTGGCAATTAGGCTGGtaactggagaggtgccagttcacttcctgggCACTTCCACTCAGCAAGGCCCCGAACCCCCAACGACTCAGTGCTCTTGTCCGTGTGCAAGCCCTCACTCTGTCATCTCTCCATTAACGagtgtctgtttgtgcatgtgtgtgcatttatgcCTATGATTGTAAAGCATGTATCAACAACATTTAATGCCTTTTGTGCTTGTTTTACCCACAGTGGGTATACAACATCCTGGAAAAGAATGCAGAGGCTGACAGGATCGTTTTTGAAGATCCTGACCCAAAGGTTGGCTTTGTCCTCCTCCCAGATTTCAAATGGGACCAAAAACAGGTGAGAGTCGATAAATAATTACCACAAGAGAAACCACAGCAAGGGTTTTTGCAGATATCTGATATGACAGTGTTTTCAAACTCAGTTTGCCAGATTGCTGATGCCAATATATGATCATAATTTATATCTTTTATATAAAGGGACGTCTTTTATATAAAGGGACAAATATTGACTTCATTTACATACAAGTCGAACTGACCATACATGAAAGtcgctgcagtttgtttttcaataTTGGGTAACATAACATGCCATGTGTATTATCTGTCTTCTTCTTGCAGGTGGATGATTTATACCTGATTGCAATAGCACACTGTAGAGGTATTAGGAGTCTCAGAGACCTGAAGTCCGAGCATCTACCACTGCTGCAGAACATCTTTGAGAAAGGAAAGGTGAGGTTACAAGAATATTCAGGAGagcagaaaatgtcattttcattCATCTTCAATCATAATAGTGGAGGTGAAGGTGTCAAATACATCAAAGCAGGTTAATGGCACACCACTATTCCCCTTGACTGTATACAACTGTGCACAGTAGCTTTGCAAACATGATGGCAATAAATAACTATGACTGGTTtggctttttattgtttttttgtatctgtctGAGAAAAGACGCGATCTGCATAAGATTAACTAATGCACAACTACTGCTAATTATGCCTTACTTTCAAATTCAGTAGTTGTTTTTCCATTATTAATAGAGTAAGGACAGAACATTACAGTAAACAAAGACAATGTGGACTTGCTGACAGTAATATCAATCAcagcaaaaaaatgacaatacCTGTTCATTGTTACTAAGGAGGCCATCATGCAGCGGTACAACCTTCCAGCCAGTAAGCTGAGAGTCTACCTGCACTACCAGCCATCCTACTACCACCTTCACGTTCACTTCACCAAGCTGGGCTACGAGGCACCGGGCTGCGGTGTAGAGCGGGCCCACCTTCTCGCAGACGTTATTCAAAACCTGCAGTCTGACTTCCAGTACTACAAAACTCGGACCCTGTATTTTCCCCTGAGGGCTGAAGACGGACTTCTCAGCAAGTTCAAGGAGTCGGGGAAGCTGTAGCATGCTGCACACAATTacttgtttaaatatttttgtagtTTATGTAGTCTTGTGCTCCAGGTGATTTTATTATCATTCTCATATCAGTCCTTCGTCCCTTATGAAAAAGTATAGCATTggatataaatatgttttttatatct
This is a stretch of genomic DNA from Labrus bergylta chromosome 9, fLabBer1.1, whole genome shotgun sequence. It encodes these proteins:
- the dcps gene encoding m7GpppX diphosphatase yields the protein MSETAAKREANWVESENSSRKVKRAKADEDNGQEEVGKESEAENILHGFKTCKVLSDSAREKNIFIHGKFADKEAVVILEKTPIREDTLADLFSGSVLKLEMKNDIYSTYRLQAPHHLNEIKTTVVCPATEKHIKKYQRQESFLVEETGEDYESITLPYIQQQSFSLQWVYNILEKNAEADRIVFEDPDPKVGFVLLPDFKWDQKQVDDLYLIAIAHCRGIRSLRDLKSEHLPLLQNIFEKGKEAIMQRYNLPASKLRVYLHYQPSYYHLHVHFTKLGYEAPGCGVERAHLLADVIQNLQSDFQYYKTRTLYFPLRAEDGLLSKFKESGKL